The proteins below are encoded in one region of Microbispora sp. NBC_01189:
- a CDS encoding DEAD/DEAH box helicase, with amino-acid sequence MRPTLQARALKESLLQYLSTTYALSDEGAREALHRFLGDESSGMFRGPYLRIHTPFTAAGEEWREHLEWQRAGFAPYAHQAVAFARLTSANGHTPQPTIVTTGTGSGKTESFLYPVLDHCRRERRAGKAGVKAVFLYPMNALATDQAQRINDLLKENDDLGRLRAGLYIGDRAATQYEKVHTRRSDMQLSPPDILITNYKMLDLLLQREDDAPLWRESDIRYVVVDEFHTYDGAQGTDVAMLLRRLASAVGASEKGRPLGRICPVATSATLASGAGDGEMARLLQVATDVFGTEFTAESIVGENRLSVEEFIPLTEVTMQRLPTPDELLALPDPASDKEALLDLIEAVTGVRDDHPFQLGRKLKRHLFTRAVMQALDGELKTGAEVLDIMWRAGAAGWAEAVARQPEKAAEALARFVALLSHARDPQSPPSEPRPLVHVEVHQWARSVSRLLRGVLPWPKAEFRWDVAGIADASVADSERTVPVTTATSAQNANLFLPAVYCRDCGRSGWAVFSPESDDHEVQFDTFKIRRASLGQDKARVRNLIAATDREAREGSGVGPASVGGRGVSGTSATQGGGLLMVLDGARKRLRLPDPLNDYDRESGEPRLTARDSAFVLVYFGGTVANTAAREDWCPACGERNAIRYLGTGSAAMAAASITQLFTGGELDKKRRENKTLMFNDSVQDAAHRAGFVANRSYTFSLRALLAKHLRHDEPTALNDLIADVVEATTDKDTLAAVVPPDLHVYKGVDRLLSGQGRGGDIATWRLIGQRLAFETLMEFGFRSRNGRTLELTRTAASQVRIEDPAAVVALVKRVHEECVRDRVPLIAQDDARYLAFVRIFLERLRTRGAVAHKWLSRYVDDGGTNRYYIWGGRARGMRAFPKGIAAPVFLLSRSKDSSDFDFATGRLSWHERWAGRCLGLPREMSPEFWSKLLPELAALGLLSVRTPRDTSLRVYGLKPGNIEAQLLDDTQVRHAYVRCPVCFWEQTVHPSLLDQWHEQPCPSYRCRRGRLVAGDRSEGLGVHHRDRDYTRDYYRLLYRGAGIYQVVTAEHTGMLTRPQREEVERAFREGAGFKAPNVLSCTPTLEMGIDIGALSAVVLAALPRRPASYAQQVGRAGRHTGNAFLLTIPDRRRRDLYFLERPKELIAGTIVPPGCYLSAIEILRRQYLAHLLDLAAAGRLVRADGIALRALPHKAPRLFGPSGYLADLVELALAQGEELAAGFLELFPTGVNDQAKAELRAYATHGLRAAVEEAEREWFRGEQALRARLREIDEAHDELHNSDPDQARQKAELDAERRGVGRYLMNLGETTAQAALCDLGLLPNYALIDSTTVLSATLFGEDGVDSATGKATYTSDTYTYERPRRIALEELAPGNTFYVNGYKHRISGLEITAGGRQGWRTWRVCPSCGYIRTENAEEDRSPCLRCKARMDDGCRFQIVEPATVTSRDKREDARIRDDKDDRDRRSYTVVDAVDIPVEDIEPGSWRHASQTFGVDYCRRAVIRRINVGPVRYDAPARDDFAGHRVRLNPFHVCTACGAASADGQPVFDHDADELDSLAARSGRLKHHRPWCPLRRGKKSDAKDEKVLLAHQLQTEALRVLIPVATADVDSRVHSFRAALRLGVDLHFGGDPQHLATTVASMPDIESGESRWFLVLFDSLPGGTGYLDRLTDPIAFRDTLTAAYEMLKDCPCAEEQRRACHRCLHRYTPEPFQDIVSRQSALTMLESLLFTRDGEDGWETTNVKHTGLVGLDAQMESDLEARFLALLRDWVKVTDGASLDEDGHASGHLRFTGGSGVTHWRLTAQQQLQGTVSDFTFTRVDGPVQSVKVFLEGFRFHASREHNRIAADAAKRTRLRADGETVFQITWADIDLFEKRSTRTKPVWPPYQGSARVQAKAAYEEYGGERADFADAVFANPIDTLIAYLRDPDPGRWTRRARALVTGLAVQPGTAQVAATGRRSELVAALRDQLAVFSAGERHDKPVVPDAAGIGPVHVFRTQDDSGLPIVFVLDAADPEALKWTALMILDDSDAVLDTDEHKERWRAWLYWTNLTQFLSLAGGDGVQLATSKAADFEVEVLAVCGGLGELDSLISVPGTGTPVGVVAPATPGRGSAAEAAVAEALRDAAWDEDILEILREEPDEAPDLIRLAEMLADRGKQAPVFGYELGSGRWLADFAWHGHGVKIAVVSAHQGDDDSEAQRRDAAYTEEGWTVRTAAEWLAHLDELLEQVPNAEEGTPR; translated from the coding sequence GTGAGGCCAACGCTTCAGGCGCGGGCGCTCAAGGAGAGCCTGCTGCAGTACCTGTCGACGACGTATGCGCTCAGCGACGAGGGCGCGCGCGAGGCGCTGCACCGGTTCCTCGGGGACGAGTCATCAGGGATGTTCCGCGGGCCGTATCTGCGGATCCACACTCCCTTCACGGCTGCGGGCGAGGAGTGGCGCGAGCATCTGGAGTGGCAGCGTGCGGGGTTCGCGCCCTATGCACACCAAGCGGTGGCGTTCGCGCGGCTGACGTCCGCAAACGGGCACACACCGCAGCCGACTATCGTCACCACAGGCACGGGTTCAGGCAAGACCGAATCGTTCCTCTACCCGGTGCTCGATCACTGCCGCCGCGAGCGGAGGGCGGGGAAAGCCGGCGTCAAGGCGGTGTTCCTGTACCCAATGAACGCGCTCGCGACCGACCAGGCACAGCGCATCAACGACCTGCTCAAGGAGAACGACGATCTGGGCAGGCTGCGGGCGGGGCTCTACATCGGGGACCGGGCGGCGACGCAGTACGAAAAGGTGCATACACGGCGTTCGGACATGCAGTTGTCGCCGCCGGACATCCTGATCACCAACTACAAGATGCTGGACTTGTTGCTGCAACGCGAGGACGACGCTCCGCTTTGGCGGGAGTCGGACATCCGATACGTCGTGGTGGACGAGTTTCACACGTACGACGGAGCGCAGGGCACTGACGTGGCGATGCTGCTGCGGCGGCTCGCGTCCGCGGTCGGAGCGTCCGAGAAGGGACGTCCGCTGGGGCGCATCTGCCCGGTGGCGACGTCGGCGACGCTCGCGTCGGGGGCGGGCGACGGCGAGATGGCCCGCCTGCTGCAGGTGGCGACCGACGTCTTCGGCACGGAGTTCACCGCGGAGTCGATCGTCGGGGAGAACCGACTGTCGGTGGAGGAGTTCATCCCGCTCACCGAAGTGACGATGCAGCGGCTCCCGACACCGGACGAGCTGCTCGCGCTGCCCGATCCCGCGTCCGACAAAGAGGCGCTGCTCGACCTCATTGAGGCGGTGACCGGAGTCCGTGATGACCATCCGTTTCAGTTGGGGCGAAAGCTGAAACGGCACCTCTTCACCCGAGCGGTGATGCAGGCGCTGGACGGTGAGTTGAAGACTGGCGCCGAGGTGCTTGACATCATGTGGCGGGCGGGAGCGGCCGGTTGGGCGGAGGCCGTAGCACGGCAGCCGGAGAAGGCCGCGGAGGCGCTGGCCCGGTTCGTGGCATTGCTGTCGCACGCACGTGACCCCCAGTCTCCGCCGAGTGAGCCGCGCCCGCTCGTCCATGTCGAGGTGCACCAGTGGGCGCGTTCGGTGTCCCGGCTGCTGCGGGGTGTGCTTCCGTGGCCGAAGGCGGAGTTTCGCTGGGACGTGGCCGGCATAGCGGATGCGAGCGTTGCGGACAGCGAGCGCACGGTGCCGGTGACGACGGCCACGTCGGCGCAGAACGCCAATCTTTTCCTGCCGGCCGTGTACTGCCGGGACTGCGGCCGGTCGGGCTGGGCGGTTTTCTCTCCGGAGAGCGACGACCACGAGGTGCAGTTCGACACTTTCAAGATCCGGCGCGCCTCGCTCGGGCAGGACAAGGCCCGGGTACGGAACCTGATCGCGGCGACCGATCGTGAGGCGCGCGAAGGCTCCGGAGTAGGGCCGGCGTCGGTCGGCGGCCGGGGTGTCAGCGGCACCTCGGCGACGCAGGGCGGCGGCTTGCTCATGGTGCTGGATGGCGCGCGCAAGCGGCTGCGGTTACCCGATCCGCTTAACGACTACGACAGGGAGAGCGGGGAGCCACGGCTGACGGCTCGCGATTCCGCGTTCGTACTCGTTTACTTCGGCGGCACGGTTGCGAACACCGCGGCCCGGGAGGACTGGTGCCCGGCGTGTGGCGAGCGCAATGCGATTCGCTACCTGGGCACCGGCTCCGCCGCTATGGCCGCGGCGTCGATCACACAGCTGTTCACGGGCGGGGAGCTCGACAAGAAGCGGCGCGAGAACAAGACACTCATGTTCAACGACTCGGTGCAGGACGCCGCGCACCGGGCCGGGTTCGTCGCCAACCGCTCTTACACTTTCTCGCTGCGCGCCCTGCTGGCCAAACATCTGCGCCACGACGAGCCGACGGCGCTCAATGATCTCATCGCGGACGTGGTCGAGGCCACAACGGACAAGGACACCCTCGCTGCGGTGGTGCCGCCGGATCTGCACGTCTATAAGGGAGTTGACCGGCTGCTGTCCGGGCAGGGGCGTGGCGGCGACATTGCGACGTGGCGGCTGATCGGGCAGCGCCTCGCGTTCGAGACCCTGATGGAGTTCGGATTCCGCTCCCGCAACGGCCGCACCCTGGAGCTGACCAGGACCGCCGCCTCGCAGGTGCGTATTGAGGACCCGGCGGCTGTGGTGGCACTGGTGAAGCGGGTCCACGAAGAGTGCGTCCGCGACAGAGTGCCACTGATCGCCCAGGACGACGCCCGATACCTGGCGTTCGTACGGATCTTCCTTGAGCGGCTCCGCACCCGGGGCGCGGTTGCCCACAAGTGGCTGAGCAGGTACGTGGACGATGGGGGAACCAACCGCTACTACATCTGGGGCGGGCGTGCGCGGGGCATGCGGGCCTTCCCTAAGGGGATCGCGGCGCCGGTCTTCCTGCTGAGCCGGAGCAAGGACAGCAGCGACTTCGATTTCGCCACTGGTCGGCTCTCCTGGCATGAGCGGTGGGCCGGACGCTGCCTGGGGTTGCCGCGGGAGATGTCGCCGGAGTTCTGGTCCAAGCTGCTGCCCGAACTCGCCGCGCTGGGGCTGCTGTCGGTGCGAACACCCCGCGACACCTCGCTGCGCGTCTACGGCCTGAAGCCGGGCAATATCGAGGCCCAACTGCTGGACGATACTCAGGTGCGGCACGCGTATGTGCGCTGCCCCGTGTGCTTCTGGGAGCAGACGGTGCACCCGTCACTGCTGGACCAGTGGCACGAGCAGCCCTGCCCCTCCTACCGCTGCCGCAGAGGTCGCCTGGTCGCCGGTGACCGGTCCGAGGGGTTGGGCGTGCACCACCGCGACCGCGACTACACCCGCGACTACTACCGGCTCCTGTACCGCGGGGCGGGCATCTATCAGGTGGTCACCGCCGAGCACACCGGCATGCTCACCCGCCCGCAACGCGAGGAGGTGGAGCGGGCCTTCAGAGAGGGGGCGGGCTTCAAGGCTCCCAACGTACTCTCCTGCACTCCGACACTGGAGATGGGCATCGACATCGGTGCGCTGTCAGCCGTGGTCCTGGCCGCGCTGCCACGCCGCCCCGCCTCCTACGCTCAGCAGGTCGGGCGGGCCGGACGTCATACGGGTAACGCGTTCTTGCTGACGATCCCGGACCGCAGGCGCCGTGACCTGTACTTTTTGGAACGGCCGAAGGAACTGATCGCCGGCACGATCGTGCCGCCCGGCTGCTACCTGTCGGCCATCGAGATTCTCCGCCGCCAGTATCTAGCCCATTTACTGGACCTCGCCGCCGCTGGACGCCTGGTACGCGCCGATGGCATCGCGCTCCGCGCGTTGCCGCACAAGGCGCCCCGCTTGTTCGGGCCATCCGGCTATCTGGCCGACCTGGTGGAGCTGGCACTCGCGCAGGGCGAGGAACTCGCAGCCGGATTTTTGGAGCTGTTCCCCACGGGCGTCAACGACCAGGCCAAGGCCGAATTGCGCGCCTACGCCACGCATGGTCTACGGGCTGCGGTCGAGGAGGCGGAGCGAGAGTGGTTCCGGGGGGAGCAGGCATTGCGGGCCCGGCTGCGCGAGATCGACGAGGCCCACGACGAGTTGCACAACTCCGATCCGGACCAGGCACGGCAGAAAGCCGAGCTGGACGCCGAGCGGCGCGGTGTCGGGCGGTACCTGATGAACCTGGGGGAGACCACGGCGCAAGCCGCGTTGTGCGATCTGGGACTGCTGCCGAACTACGCGCTAATCGACTCAACGACCGTTTTATCGGCGACGCTGTTCGGCGAGGATGGAGTGGACTCCGCGACGGGCAAGGCGACCTACACCTCCGACACCTACACCTACGAGCGGCCTCGGCGTATCGCGCTGGAGGAACTGGCCCCCGGTAACACCTTCTACGTCAATGGCTACAAGCACCGGATCAGCGGCCTGGAGATCACTGCCGGCGGTCGGCAGGGGTGGCGCACCTGGCGGGTGTGCCCCAGCTGCGGCTATATACGCACCGAGAATGCGGAGGAGGACCGCTCGCCGTGCCTGCGCTGTAAAGCTCGCATGGACGACGGGTGCCGGTTCCAGATCGTTGAACCTGCCACGGTCACCTCGCGGGACAAGCGCGAGGACGCCCGGATTCGCGACGACAAGGACGACCGGGACCGCCGCTCCTACACCGTCGTGGATGCGGTGGACATCCCAGTGGAGGACATTGAGCCCGGCTCGTGGCGGCACGCCAGCCAGACGTTCGGGGTCGACTACTGCCGACGTGCCGTGATCCGGCGGATCAACGTCGGACCGGTCCGCTACGACGCTCCGGCTCGCGACGACTTCGCCGGACACCGCGTGCGCCTCAACCCGTTCCACGTGTGCACGGCGTGCGGGGCGGCCAGCGCGGACGGCCAGCCGGTCTTCGACCACGATGCCGACGAGCTGGACTCTCTGGCCGCCCGCAGCGGGCGGCTCAAGCACCATCGCCCGTGGTGCCCGCTGCGCCGAGGTAAGAAGAGCGACGCCAAGGATGAGAAAGTACTGCTCGCCCACCAGTTGCAAACCGAGGCCCTACGGGTGCTGATCCCGGTCGCCACTGCGGATGTCGACTCCAGAGTCCACTCCTTCAGAGCCGCGCTGCGGCTCGGCGTGGACTTGCACTTCGGCGGGGACCCGCAGCACCTGGCCACCACTGTGGCGTCCATGCCGGACATCGAGAGCGGGGAGAGCCGCTGGTTTCTGGTGCTTTTCGACTCCCTGCCCGGCGGCACCGGTTACCTGGACCGGCTCACCGATCCGATCGCCTTCCGAGACACCCTGACCGCGGCTTACGAGATGTTGAAGGACTGTCCGTGCGCCGAGGAGCAGCGCCGGGCCTGCCATCGCTGTCTGCACCGCTACACCCCTGAGCCCTTCCAGGACATCGTCTCACGCCAGTCCGCGCTGACCATGCTGGAGTCACTGCTGTTCACGAGGGACGGCGAGGACGGCTGGGAGACCACCAACGTCAAGCACACCGGGTTGGTCGGCCTTGACGCCCAGATGGAATCTGACCTGGAGGCCCGTTTCCTGGCCCTCCTACGCGACTGGGTGAAAGTCACCGACGGTGCTTCCCTGGACGAGGACGGCCACGCCAGCGGGCATCTGCGTTTCACTGGCGGATCCGGCGTGACGCACTGGCGGCTGACCGCACAGCAGCAGCTTCAAGGCACCGTCAGCGATTTCACCTTCACCCGCGTCGACGGCCCGGTGCAGAGCGTCAAGGTCTTTCTCGAGGGCTTCCGCTTCCACGCCAGCCGCGAGCACAACCGGATCGCCGCCGACGCGGCGAAGCGCACCCGCCTGCGCGCCGACGGGGAGACCGTCTTCCAAATCACCTGGGCCGACATCGACCTGTTCGAGAAGCGTTCCACCCGTACGAAGCCGGTCTGGCCGCCGTACCAGGGGAGCGCCCGGGTGCAGGCCAAGGCGGCCTACGAGGAGTACGGCGGGGAACGCGCCGACTTCGCCGACGCCGTCTTCGCCAACCCAATCGACACCCTGATCGCCTACCTACGTGACCCGGATCCGGGCCGCTGGACGCGCCGAGCGCGTGCCCTGGTCACCGGGCTTGCCGTCCAGCCGGGTACGGCCCAGGTTGCGGCGACCGGGCGCCGCAGTGAGCTCGTCGCCGCCCTCCGCGATCAGCTGGCCGTCTTCTCCGCCGGGGAGCGCCACGACAAGCCGGTCGTGCCGGACGCGGCCGGCATTGGGCCCGTCCATGTTTTCCGCACGCAGGACGACAGCGGACTGCCGATCGTGTTCGTCTTGGATGCCGCAGATCCAGAGGCGCTCAAGTGGACCGCTCTCATGATCCTCGACGACAGCGATGCCGTGCTGGACACAGACGAGCACAAGGAACGCTGGCGGGCCTGGCTGTACTGGACCAACCTCACCCAATTCCTGTCCCTGGCCGGCGGCGACGGCGTCCAGCTCGCCACTAGCAAGGCCGCCGACTTCGAGGTCGAGGTTCTCGCGGTGTGCGGCGGTCTCGGCGAGCTCGACTCGCTAATCAGCGTGCCGGGGACCGGCACGCCCGTAGGTGTAGTCGCCCCCGCCACCCCGGGCCGCGGCTCGGCCGCCGAAGCCGCCGTGGCCGAGGCACTCCGGGACGCCGCCTGGGACGAGGACATCTTGGAGATCCTGCGGGAAGAGCCCGACGAGGCACCGGATCTGATCCGCCTTGCGGAGATGCTTGCCGATCGTGGCAAGCAGGCTCCTGTCTTCGGCTACGAACTGGGCTCAGGCCGCTGGTTGGCCGACTTCGCCTGGCACGGCCACGGGGTCAAAATCGCCGTTGTTTCCGCTCACCAGGGCGACGATGACAGCGAGGCGCAGCGACGCGATGCTGCGTACACGGAGGAGGGCTGGACCGTCCGTACCGCCGCCGAATGGCTCGCCCACCTTGACGAACTGCTCGAGCAAGTTCCCAACGCAGAGGAAGGCACTCCTCGATGA